One genomic region from Rosa rugosa chromosome 1, drRosRugo1.1, whole genome shotgun sequence encodes:
- the LOC133735945 gene encoding protein ALTERED SEED GERMINATION 2-like isoform X3 produces MNVNHAGGSDVQYTSGDASKIMSFIAILNGLELQQPASSVFRSRLPKKRKATAMLLQHEKCSKLTQIAEKSLEEGNFYHGIEACNEVLDGYGRDIGPILRHDCLCTRAAFVLKRNWKNDAHRL; encoded by the exons ATGAACGTAAATCATG CTGGTGGAAGTGATGTGCAGTATACTTCAGGAGATGCTTCAAAGATAATGAGCTTCATAGCTATACTGAATGGGCTAGAACTGCAGCAACCAGCATCCAGTGTCTTCAGAAGTCGTCTTCCTAAAAAACGCAAGGCCACTGCTATG TTGCTGCAGCATGAAAAGTGCAGTAAACTAACTCAAATTGCTGAGAAGTCCTTGGAGGAGGGGAACTTTTATCATGGCATTGAGGCATGCAATGAGGTGCTGGATGGATATGGTCGCGATATTGGGCCCATACTAAGGCATGATTGTCTCTGTACTCGTGCCGCATTTGTGCTGAAG cgTAATTGGAAAAACGATGCTCATAGGCTATAA
- the LOC133735945 gene encoding protein ALTERED SEED GERMINATION 2-like isoform X2: MNVNHAGGSDVQYTSGDASKIMSFIAILNGLELQQPASSVFRSRLPKKRKATAMHEKCSKLTQIAEKSLEEGNFYHGIEACNEVLDGYGRDIGPILRHDCLCTRAAFVLKVLLISSKVTWLDYGTLI; encoded by the exons ATGAACGTAAATCATG CTGGTGGAAGTGATGTGCAGTATACTTCAGGAGATGCTTCAAAGATAATGAGCTTCATAGCTATACTGAATGGGCTAGAACTGCAGCAACCAGCATCCAGTGTCTTCAGAAGTCGTCTTCCTAAAAAACGCAAGGCCACTGCTATG CATGAAAAGTGCAGTAAACTAACTCAAATTGCTGAGAAGTCCTTGGAGGAGGGGAACTTTTATCATGGCATTGAGGCATGCAATGAGGTGCTGGATGGATATGGTCGCGATATTGGGCCCATACTAAGGCATGATTGTCTCTGTACTCGTGCCGCATTTGTGCTGAAGGTTCTTTTGATATCAAGCAAAGTTACATGGTTGGATTATGGTACCTTAATATGA
- the LOC133735945 gene encoding protein ALTERED SEED GERMINATION 2-like isoform X1: MNVNHAGGSDVQYTSGDASKIMSFIAILNGLELQQPASSVFRSRLPKKRKATAMLLQHEKCSKLTQIAEKSLEEGNFYHGIEACNEVLDGYGRDIGPILRHDCLCTRAAFVLKVLLISSKVTWLDYGTLI, encoded by the exons ATGAACGTAAATCATG CTGGTGGAAGTGATGTGCAGTATACTTCAGGAGATGCTTCAAAGATAATGAGCTTCATAGCTATACTGAATGGGCTAGAACTGCAGCAACCAGCATCCAGTGTCTTCAGAAGTCGTCTTCCTAAAAAACGCAAGGCCACTGCTATG TTGCTGCAGCATGAAAAGTGCAGTAAACTAACTCAAATTGCTGAGAAGTCCTTGGAGGAGGGGAACTTTTATCATGGCATTGAGGCATGCAATGAGGTGCTGGATGGATATGGTCGCGATATTGGGCCCATACTAAGGCATGATTGTCTCTGTACTCGTGCCGCATTTGTGCTGAAGGTTCTTTTGATATCAAGCAAAGTTACATGGTTGGATTATGGTACCTTAATATGA